A region from the Chionomys nivalis chromosome 22, mChiNiv1.1, whole genome shotgun sequence genome encodes:
- the Barhl1 gene encoding barH-like 1 homeobox protein, producing MEGSNGFGIDSILSHRAGSPALPKGDPLLGDCRSPLELSPRSESSSDCSSPASPGRDCLETSTSRPGAASGPGLDSHLQPGQLSAPAQSRTVTSSFLIRDILADCKPLAACAPYSSSGQPAAPEPGGRLVAKAGEDFRDKLDKSVSSASSDSEYKVKEEGDREISSSRDSPPVRLKKPRKARTAFTDHQLAQLERSFERQKYLSVQDRMELAASLNLTDTQVKTWYQNRRTKWKRQTAVGLELLAEAGNYSALQRMFPSPYFYPQSLVSNLDPGAALYLYRGPSAPPPALQRPLVPRILIHGLQGASEPPPPLPPLPGVLPRAAQPR from the exons ATGGAAGGCTCCAATGGCTTTGGGATTGACTCCATTCTCTCCCACCGAGCGGGCAGCCCCGCCCTTCCCAAGGGGGACCCCTTGCTTGGGGACTGCCGTTCACCCCTGGAGCTAAGTCCACGCTCAGAGAGCAGCAGCGACTGCTCTTCGCCAGCCTCACCTGGAAGAGACTGTCTGGAGACCAGTACCTCGCGGCCCGGTGCTGCATCTGGCCCAGGTTTGGACTCTCACCTGCAGCCGGGGCAGCTTTCAGCCCCAGCCCAGTCGCGAACCGTCACCTCCTCCTTTCTGATCAGGGACATCCTTGCTGACTGCAAACCTCTCGCGGCCTGTGCACCCTACTCGAGCAGCGGGCAGCCTGCAGCCCCTGAGCCTGGGGGCCGCCTTGTGGCCAAGGCCGGGGAGGACTTTCGCGACAAGCTGGACAAAAGTGTCAGCAGCGCCTCGTCGGACTCTGAGTACAAAG TGAAGGAGGAGGGCGACCGCGAGATCTCCAGCTCTAGGGACAGTCCCCCTGTGCGCCTGAAAAAGCCACGAAAAGCGCGCACCGCCTTTACAGACCATCAGCTGGCGCAGCTGGAGCGTAGCTTCGAGCGGCAGAAATACCTGAGTGTTCAAGACCGCATGGAGCTGGCTGCCTCGCTCAACCTCACTGATACACAGGTCAAGACCTGGTACCAGAACCGCAG GACTAAATGGAAGCGACAAACGGCCGTGGGGCTGGAGCTGCTGGCGGAGGCAGGCAATTACTCGGCGCTTCAGAGAATGTTCCCGTCGCCTTATTTCTACCCACAGAGCCTCGTTTCCAACCTGGACCCGGGTGCCGCGCTCTACCTGTACCGCGGCCCCAGCGCGCCTCCGCCTGCCCTCCAGAGACCTCTGGTGCCCCGTATCCTCATCCACGGACTCCAGGGCGCCAGCGAGCCGCCCCCGCCGCTGCCCCCGCTGCCCGGCGTCCTCCCGCGCGCCGCGCAGCCTCGGTGA